One region of Candidatus Electrothrix rattekaaiensis genomic DNA includes:
- a CDS encoding bifunctional riboflavin kinase/FAD synthetase, which yields MQLYRNPQEIKRPFKRPVVTIGNFDGVHLGHQLLFHEVAIRAKRSGGTSVAITFDPHPLKVLRPDGIRLISTTRQKIELIRMAGIDALVILPFDSNFAKTTATDFVNNILCDTIGVHELVVGYDYAFGRGREGNIDFLRDQGEQKGFPVTVVEAHYEDEMLVSSTKIRELVMEGRMSDVRNLLGRCYHIHGEVQRGKQRGGSEIGFPTANLKLSKEDLCPKKGVYVTQVLYDDKMYGSVTNIGYNPTFGENELVVETHIFDFNKDIYGHPIRLNLLCHLRGEVKFNSIEELSAQIKKDVERAKQILAEAAKERALSCEERFNTLTV from the coding sequence ATGCAGCTGTACAGAAATCCACAAGAAATCAAAAGGCCCTTTAAACGTCCAGTAGTCACTATTGGCAATTTTGACGGGGTGCATCTCGGACATCAATTATTATTTCACGAGGTGGCGATTCGAGCCAAGCGCAGCGGCGGCACCTCGGTGGCTATCACCTTTGATCCGCATCCGCTCAAGGTGTTGCGACCAGATGGCATCAGACTTATCTCCACGACCCGGCAGAAAATCGAACTGATCCGCATGGCCGGGATTGATGCTTTGGTCATTCTTCCCTTTGACTCGAATTTTGCCAAAACCACAGCCACTGATTTCGTTAACAATATACTCTGTGATACCATAGGGGTCCACGAATTGGTGGTCGGGTACGATTATGCCTTTGGCCGAGGCAGAGAAGGCAATATTGATTTTCTCCGTGACCAAGGAGAGCAAAAAGGGTTTCCGGTCACGGTGGTTGAGGCTCATTATGAAGACGAGATGCTCGTTTCCAGCACCAAAATACGAGAACTGGTTATGGAGGGACGAATGAGCGATGTGCGCAATTTACTTGGTCGCTGCTACCATATCCACGGCGAGGTGCAACGGGGCAAACAGCGGGGAGGATCGGAAATAGGCTTTCCCACTGCAAACCTGAAGCTCTCTAAAGAGGATCTCTGCCCGAAAAAAGGCGTGTACGTGACTCAGGTGCTGTATGACGACAAGATGTACGGCAGCGTTACCAATATAGGCTATAACCCCACCTTTGGAGAGAATGAGCTGGTTGTCGAGACGCATATTTTCGATTTTAACAAAGATATTTACGGTCATCCTATCCGGCTCAACCTGCTTTGCCATTTGCGCGGGGAAGTGAAATTCAACTCGATTGAGGAGCTGTCCGCGCAGATCAAGAAGGATGTCGAGAGAGCCAAACAGATACTTGCCGAGGCTGCAAAAGAGCGGGCACTCTCCTGTGAAGAACGGTTTAATACCTTGACGGTGTAG
- a CDS encoding NIL domain-containing protein: MTRIYLLRYPKDTSNQPIIYHLVQRYEVEFNILKADIRPQRDGIMVVELKGQKEKVTDALDYLKTLGVKAERLAGKIHRDEKKCFQCGACTGMCPVGALYIHRPTMEVIFEPEKCTACGLCVAGCPVRAMKISFDPLKETGIPA, translated from the coding sequence ATGACCAGAATATACCTTCTCCGTTATCCAAAAGATACTTCGAATCAGCCTATTATCTACCATCTGGTGCAACGCTATGAAGTGGAATTCAATATCCTGAAAGCGGATATTCGTCCCCAGCGGGACGGTATCATGGTGGTGGAACTCAAGGGGCAGAAAGAAAAAGTGACTGATGCCCTTGATTACCTGAAAACCCTCGGAGTAAAGGCGGAACGCCTTGCTGGCAAGATCCATAGAGACGAAAAAAAATGCTTCCAATGCGGAGCCTGCACCGGGATGTGCCCGGTCGGTGCCTTGTACATTCACCGCCCGACAATGGAAGTCATCTTTGAACCGGAAAAATGTACGGCATGCGGTCTCTGTGTGGCTGGCTGTCCTGTCCGCGCCATGAAGATCTCTTTTGATCCGCTGAAAGAGACTGGGATTCCGGCGTAA
- a CDS encoding rhodanese-related (seleno)protein: MKNFLQLVVAVLLGIGGATQALSADIQTISKEELKSKLGSYEYTILDVRSDHHWNSSENKIPGAIRLPDDKVDIWAENFHKNTPLVLYCACEGLGTSGRLVRRLMDKGFTHVYALSGGWTEWLMNSYPVVSK, translated from the coding sequence ATGAAAAACTTTCTACAGCTCGTTGTCGCGGTTTTATTGGGGATAGGAGGTGCTACCCAAGCACTTTCCGCTGATATCCAAACCATAAGCAAAGAAGAGTTGAAATCCAAGCTTGGTTCTTATGAGTACACTATTTTGGATGTGCGTAGTGACCATCATTGGAATTCCAGTGAAAATAAGATTCCCGGTGCGATCCGTCTGCCAGACGATAAAGTTGATATTTGGGCAGAAAATTTTCATAAAAACACACCGCTGGTTCTTTACTGTGCTTGCGAAGGTCTGGGGACGAGCGGCAGATTGGTCCGTCGACTTATGGATAAGGGATTCACGCATGTCTATGCGCTCAGTGGCGGTTGGACCGAATGGCTCATGAATAGCTATCCGGTCGTCTCGAAGTAA
- a CDS encoding type II toxin-antitoxin system MqsR family toxin encodes MVRDHPYYSLKKVKLLVQKNILINPNARYTASRDFGWDNKDIKKALLRLQPKHFYKLGTRYDDPSVHVDYYKARNLIDEDVYIHFRVEKDDNQEDRLIICSFKRI; translated from the coding sequence ATGGTAAGAGATCATCCCTATTATAGCCTTAAAAAGGTTAAACTCCTTGTTCAGAAAAATATCCTTATCAATCCTAATGCGAGATATACAGCAAGCAGGGATTTTGGATGGGATAATAAGGATATCAAAAAAGCCTTATTACGGTTACAACCTAAGCATTTTTATAAGCTTGGTACAAGATATGATGATCCTTCCGTTCATGTTGACTACTATAAGGCGCGGAATTTGATTGATGAAGATGTCTATATTCATTTTCGTGTCGAAAAGGATGACAATCAGGAAGATCGTTTAATCATTTGCAGCTTTAAGAGGATTTGA
- a CDS encoding tRNA 2-thiocytidine biosynthesis TtcA family protein, with translation MKSVLTAGENRRIAKAMLDYTMLAEGDRVLVAVSGGIDSLVLAWVLHTWRRKAPIDYEVHPVYVDMRPPGPPGASEPETGERAGLICDRLAALGLSCQVLPAELPALPETQQAEAGTETTGICFQCARNRRRLLFDHAREQGSSTIALGHHRDDIVETFFINLTCSGNISTMRPKQMLFSDRLALIRPLAYLVKEEIRGIGKRLGLDPVASDCPVSEKTRRKDIRGLLEHMYDQIPGSREHVFAALGNVRQDYLLLQDPSKHHQEAHANHT, from the coding sequence ATGAAAAGCGTCCTGACTGCCGGAGAAAATCGGCGTATTGCCAAGGCCATGCTGGATTATACTATGCTGGCTGAGGGCGATAGGGTCTTGGTCGCGGTTTCCGGCGGTATTGATTCTCTGGTCTTGGCTTGGGTACTTCATACTTGGCGAAGAAAGGCACCGATTGATTACGAAGTGCATCCTGTGTATGTGGATATGCGTCCACCGGGACCACCGGGAGCGTCGGAACCTGAAACAGGGGAAAGGGCCGGACTCATCTGTGATCGACTGGCTGCTCTGGGATTATCCTGCCAAGTTTTGCCAGCGGAACTGCCCGCGCTACCAGAAACGCAACAGGCTGAAGCAGGAACAGAGACCACCGGCATTTGCTTTCAATGTGCTCGTAACCGGCGGCGACTTCTCTTTGATCATGCCCGTGAACAGGGTTCCAGCACCATCGCTCTGGGACATCACCGGGACGATATCGTGGAAACCTTTTTTATCAATCTCACCTGTAGCGGCAATATCAGCACCATGCGTCCTAAACAGATGCTGTTTTCGGATCGGCTTGCGCTGATCCGACCGCTGGCCTATCTGGTCAAAGAGGAGATAAGGGGCATTGGCAAACGGCTGGGATTGGACCCTGTGGCCTCTGATTGTCCCGTATCGGAGAAGACTCGTCGGAAGGACATCCGAGGTCTGCTGGAACATATGTATGATCAGATTCCTGGTAGTCGGGAGCATGTCTTTGCTGCACTCGGCAATGTTCGCCAGGATTATCTTCTCCTTCAAGACCCATCAAAGCATCACCAGGAAGCCCATGCGAACCACACTTGA
- a CDS encoding rhomboid family intramembrane serine protease: MKLGVATVPAYLVCTIWAVYLVDLILPLRLNAYGIIPRTAGGLLGIPLTNFLHANLKHLVSNTVPLFVLSLLLTLFYRKIFFDVLIVIISCGGLLVWLLARSANHIGASMLIYGLAAFLISYGLLKRELVPVILSIVVTLVYGLGMLGGMLPFHGFISWEGHLFGAVGGFFAAYLFRKR; this comes from the coding sequence ATGAAACTCGGTGTCGCTACAGTCCCTGCTTATCTTGTTTGCACGATATGGGCTGTCTATCTTGTGGATCTCATCCTCCCTCTCCGGCTCAATGCCTACGGGATTATCCCACGCACGGCTGGCGGACTGCTGGGGATCCCGCTCACCAATTTTCTCCACGCTAATCTCAAGCATCTTGTCAGCAACACAGTTCCCCTTTTTGTCCTGAGCCTGCTCCTGACCCTCTTTTACCGGAAGATTTTTTTCGATGTCCTTATCGTGATCATCAGCTGCGGCGGTCTCCTGGTCTGGCTTTTGGCCCGCTCGGCCAATCATATTGGGGCCAGCATGCTCATTTATGGGCTAGCTGCCTTCCTGATCAGCTATGGCTTACTGAAAAGAGAACTGGTCCCGGTTATCCTCTCTATCGTTGTCACGCTGGTCTATGGACTCGGAATGCTCGGCGGAATGCTTCCTTTTCACGGATTCATCTCCTGGGAGGGGCATCTCTTTGGGGCAGTGGGTGGTTTTTTTGCGGCGTATCTGTTTAGGAAGAGGTGA
- a CDS encoding response regulator: protein MSKTHTLLIIDDIVDNLMLLGEAMSSEYKIKVATSGVQGLELAVQNPKPDLILLDIMMPGIDGYEVCRRLKADNRTKHIPVIFLSALDKESDELQGLDAGAVDFITKPFKLEVVRARINTQLELLRMRQQLQTARLKAEAASQSKSVFLANMSHEIRTPMSAIMGMTDLALEKASDPQQHSYLETVKLSADSLLALINDILDFSKIEAGQMELDEHPFLLAEAIEAAMRTVSILSKEKGLEIILEIAPDVPVAVAGDSLRFRQIILNLLSNAIKFSEKGVIRIKVTLEHAGFETTTLRVSVIDQGVGIQEDKIGFIFSAFSQADSSVSRKFGGTGLGLAICRQLCELMDGTIRVESEYGKGSTFSFVVMFGATSQDNIRKKNKNSEIMRIRPVRILLVEDNAANRFLIRVVLEKFKHEVIEAVDGIEALHIMLEDHFDLILSDVQMPKLDGYRFTRIIRACEEGKELDPDLADKLDSDLISRLRRQLHGKHRLIISMTANAMSGDKEKCFIAGMDDYLTKPLNQEELAVTLTRWLPTE from the coding sequence ATGAGCAAAACACACACCCTCCTTATTATTGACGACATAGTCGACAACCTGATGCTCCTCGGGGAAGCTATGTCTTCTGAATATAAAATAAAGGTTGCGACCAGCGGTGTGCAGGGACTGGAACTTGCGGTTCAAAATCCAAAACCGGATCTGATCCTGCTGGATATTATGATGCCTGGGATTGACGGATACGAAGTATGCCGTCGCCTCAAGGCGGACAACCGGACAAAACATATCCCGGTCATTTTTCTCAGTGCTCTGGACAAAGAAAGCGACGAGCTGCAAGGGCTTGACGCTGGTGCTGTTGATTTTATAACAAAACCCTTTAAGCTGGAAGTTGTTCGGGCCAGAATCAACACCCAGCTTGAGCTCCTCCGGATGCGTCAGCAGCTCCAAACAGCCCGCCTGAAAGCAGAGGCCGCCTCTCAGTCCAAATCAGTCTTTCTCGCCAATATGAGTCATGAGATCAGAACCCCGATGAGTGCTATAATGGGAATGACTGATCTTGCGCTGGAGAAGGCATCTGATCCTCAGCAGCATAGTTACTTGGAAACCGTCAAACTTTCCGCAGATTCTCTCCTTGCCCTAATTAACGATATTCTTGATTTTTCCAAAATTGAAGCAGGGCAAATGGAACTGGACGAACACCCCTTTCTTCTTGCCGAAGCCATTGAAGCGGCTATGCGCACGGTTTCAATCCTTTCAAAAGAGAAAGGGCTTGAAATTATTCTTGAGATCGCCCCTGATGTCCCTGTTGCTGTGGCTGGAGACAGCCTGCGTTTCCGCCAGATCATCCTCAATCTTCTCAGTAATGCGATCAAATTCTCTGAAAAAGGGGTCATTCGTATCAAGGTCACCTTGGAACATGCCGGATTTGAAACAACCACTCTGCGTGTCTCGGTTATCGACCAGGGGGTCGGCATCCAAGAGGATAAAATAGGTTTTATCTTCAGTGCCTTTTCTCAGGCGGACAGCTCCGTTTCCAGAAAATTCGGCGGTACCGGTCTCGGCCTTGCTATCTGTCGTCAGCTCTGCGAACTCATGGACGGCACCATACGGGTGGAGAGTGAATACGGCAAAGGAAGCACCTTCTCATTCGTGGTGATGTTCGGCGCAACCTCTCAAGATAACATACGGAAAAAAAACAAGAACTCTGAAATAATGAGGATTCGTCCTGTCCGGATTCTGCTCGTCGAAGATAACGCAGCAAACCGTTTTCTGATCCGAGTGGTGTTGGAGAAATTCAAGCATGAGGTTATTGAGGCGGTTGATGGCATTGAGGCCTTACATATTATGCTAGAAGATCATTTTGACCTGATTCTCTCTGATGTGCAGATGCCTAAACTGGACGGTTACCGGTTCACCCGGATTATCCGGGCCTGTGAAGAGGGTAAAGAACTTGACCCGGATCTTGCTGATAAACTGGACAGTGACCTGATCAGCCGACTTAGGCGGCAACTGCACGGCAAGCATCGTCTGATCATCTCCATGACCGCCAACGCCATGAGCGGTGATAAAGAGAAATGTTTTATCGCTGGCATGGATGATTACCTGACCAAACCCCTGAATCAGGAAGAATTGGCCGTGACCCTTACCCGTTGGCTTCCGACGGAATAA
- a CDS encoding rhodanese-related (seleno)protein: protein MKKMLGLIFSCLLLSATSLLAADDVQFMSPEELKKNLNAEYISILDVRSERGWSNSEVKIPGAVRVTWDNFDEWSASLPEDNTLVLYCSUSNEKSSARLARRFVSKGFGNVYVLEGGWRKWRADDLPVEKK from the coding sequence ATGAAAAAAATGTTAGGGCTGATATTTTCCTGTCTTCTTCTCAGTGCGACATCGTTGCTTGCTGCTGATGACGTTCAATTTATGAGTCCTGAAGAGTTGAAGAAAAATCTCAATGCCGAATATATATCCATCCTGGATGTACGATCTGAAAGAGGGTGGAGCAACAGCGAAGTTAAAATCCCTGGTGCAGTACGGGTAACATGGGATAATTTTGATGAATGGTCGGCTTCTTTGCCAGAGGACAATACGTTGGTTCTCTACTGCTCATGATCGAACGAAAAAAGCAGTGCCAGGTTGGCACGCAGGTTCGTATCAAAAGGTTTTGGCAACGTCTATGTTCTTGAAGGGGGCTGGCGAAAATGGAGAGCCGATGATCTTCCGGTAGAGAAGAAGTAA
- a CDS encoding DUF167 domain-containing protein, which produces MPYLQTQPDGSLLLSLYVQPRSGQNAIVGLHGDAVKLRLNAPPVDGKANKAVIAFFAKALKIPKSAVTLRSGQQSRMKKILLIGVDEEQLRGLIE; this is translated from the coding sequence ATGCCCTACCTGCAAACCCAACCTGACGGAAGCCTTCTGCTCTCCCTCTATGTGCAGCCTAGATCCGGTCAAAATGCAATCGTTGGTCTGCACGGCGATGCAGTAAAACTGCGGCTTAATGCGCCGCCAGTGGATGGCAAGGCCAACAAGGCGGTTATCGCCTTTTTTGCAAAGGCTTTAAAAATCCCAAAATCCGCTGTAACTCTTCGAAGCGGCCAGCAAAGTCGCATGAAAAAAATCTTACTGATCGGGGTGGACGAAGAGCAGCTTCGTGGACTGATTGAATAA
- a CDS encoding glucose-6-phosphate isomerase, with product MDFFKNFADIKAVQKLEQLARTPYTLATSTALSPERLAAYRASSCGFDFLYGTQRVDEQVMQALQELADEAGLIEQFKAMKSGAVMNRIIGHASEERQVLHTACRDIFTDTPLAPEETAQAKEQLACLKKFLTDLDNGTITNQQGQPFTTMVQVGIGGSDLGPRALYLALKRYCLSGRKACFIANVDPDDAAAVLAELDLSRTLINVVSKSGTTLETLTNEELVRSALTAAGLDPARHMIAVTGAGSPMDDPEKYLAAFHMYDYIGGRYSATSMVGGVTLAFTLGYENFIELLRGANAVDQAAEQDDIRENLPLLMALLGIWNRNFLGYNTVAVLPYSQALLRFPAHLQQCDMESNGKQVSRSGEAVQWKTGPIIWGEPGTNGQHAFYQLLHQGSEIVPAEFIGFRQSQYQEDITINGTSSQQKLLANMLAQSLALALGRAHENPNKSFSGNRPSSLLIADRLTPYNMGALLALYENKIALQGFCWNINSFDQEGVQLGKVLANRILSDMAKEQEGERLTSDSPELSLLKAAGLETK from the coding sequence ATGGATTTCTTCAAAAACTTTGCCGACATCAAGGCGGTGCAAAAGCTGGAACAACTGGCTCGTACCCCGTATACCCTTGCCACCTCAACCGCTCTTTCTCCTGAACGTCTTGCCGCGTACCGAGCTTCGTCCTGCGGCTTTGATTTTCTCTACGGCACTCAACGGGTTGATGAGCAGGTTATGCAGGCCCTGCAGGAGCTTGCCGATGAAGCCGGACTGATTGAGCAGTTCAAGGCCATGAAATCCGGTGCTGTCATGAACAGGATCATCGGTCATGCCAGCGAAGAGCGTCAGGTTCTACATACGGCCTGTCGGGATATTTTTACCGATACACCGCTTGCCCCGGAGGAAACCGCTCAGGCCAAGGAGCAGCTCGCTTGCCTGAAAAAATTCCTGACTGATCTGGATAACGGCACCATAACCAATCAACAAGGGCAACCCTTTACCACAATGGTGCAGGTGGGTATTGGCGGCTCCGATCTGGGTCCGCGTGCCCTCTATCTCGCCCTGAAACGCTATTGCCTCAGCGGGCGCAAAGCCTGCTTTATTGCCAATGTTGACCCGGACGATGCTGCGGCAGTGCTCGCGGAGCTGGATCTTTCCCGAACCCTGATCAATGTGGTTTCCAAGAGCGGCACCACCCTGGAAACCCTGACCAACGAAGAATTGGTGCGCTCCGCCCTGACAGCAGCCGGACTTGATCCTGCCCGCCATATGATTGCGGTTACCGGCGCAGGCAGCCCGATGGATGATCCAGAAAAGTATCTGGCTGCCTTCCATATGTATGATTACATCGGAGGACGCTATTCCGCCACCTCTATGGTCGGCGGGGTGACCCTGGCCTTTACGCTGGGCTATGAAAATTTTATCGAACTCTTACGGGGAGCCAATGCTGTTGATCAGGCAGCAGAACAGGATGATATCAGGGAGAACCTTCCCCTACTCATGGCCCTGCTCGGTATCTGGAACCGTAATTTTCTGGGATACAACACGGTCGCGGTGCTCCCCTACAGCCAGGCCCTGCTCCGTTTCCCTGCCCATTTGCAGCAATGCGATATGGAAAGCAACGGCAAACAGGTCAGCAGATCCGGTGAAGCAGTGCAGTGGAAAACCGGGCCGATTATCTGGGGTGAGCCAGGAACCAATGGTCAGCACGCCTTTTACCAGCTCCTCCATCAGGGCAGCGAGATCGTGCCTGCCGAATTTATCGGCTTCCGACAGTCCCAATATCAGGAGGATATCACGATCAACGGCACCAGTTCGCAGCAGAAATTACTCGCCAATATGCTGGCCCAGTCCCTCGCTTTGGCATTGGGCAGGGCACATGAAAATCCCAACAAATCTTTTTCAGGCAATAGGCCGAGCTCCCTGCTCATTGCCGACCGTCTGACCCCGTACAATATGGGTGCTTTGCTGGCCCTGTATGAAAACAAAATTGCTTTGCAAGGCTTTTGTTGGAATATCAATTCCTTTGATCAAGAAGGTGTCCAGCTAGGCAAAGTGCTGGCGAACCGCATCCTCTCTGATATGGCAAAGGAACAAGAGGGAGAACGACTGACCTCAGACTCACCGGAGCTTTCTCTGCTCAAGGCCGCTGGCCTTGAAACAAAATGA
- a CDS encoding META domain-containing protein: protein MSLALTTDAYALGARGDLTCYNSCRNYSIETTANYDSEDRAAQVLYNDALAFCSDKGGLANHRVDSFFSAENIQLPGTSWEVTDYNDGRELVDINSYQKLDIRFEEDGTVQGASFCNDYTGYYTVSEDKISMRPVATFGVCEGLMRQEELFLEALRDAARYETRGDQLILEDDNGTVVALLVRK, encoded by the coding sequence TTGTCTCTTGCTCTGACAACTGATGCCTACGCTCTAGGAGCAAGAGGTGACTTGACCTGTTACAATTCTTGTAGAAATTATTCAATAGAAACAACTGCAAATTATGACAGTGAAGATCGGGCCGCACAGGTTCTTTACAACGATGCGCTTGCTTTTTGTTCTGATAAAGGCGGGTTAGCAAATCACAGGGTGGATTCTTTTTTTTCTGCTGAAAATATTCAGTTACCCGGAACCTCCTGGGAGGTGACCGATTATAATGACGGTCGAGAACTTGTCGATATAAACTCTTACCAAAAACTCGATATACGATTTGAGGAAGACGGTACAGTTCAGGGAGCATCTTTCTGTAATGATTATACAGGGTATTATACTGTCTCCGAAGATAAAATTTCTATGAGACCCGTCGCAACATTTGGCGTATGCGAAGGGCTTATGAGGCAGGAAGAACTTTTCCTGGAAGCATTGCGGGATGCTGCAAGATATGAGACAAGGGGCGATCAACTGATATTGGAAGACGACAACGGTACTGTTGTTGCTCTTCTTGTCAGAAAATAA
- a CDS encoding YggT family protein: MFMFGNFVIALADLINFVFTAYFYIVIGRAIISWVNADPYNPVVRFLVQTTEPVLEKIRRYVPPMGGLDLSPLVLILALHFLQRYIVPTLIGIGQRLQ, encoded by the coding sequence ATGTTTATGTTCGGAAATTTTGTGATTGCCCTAGCCGACCTTATTAATTTTGTTTTCACCGCCTATTTTTATATCGTCATTGGTCGAGCGATCATATCCTGGGTCAACGCGGACCCCTATAATCCTGTGGTCAGATTTCTTGTCCAGACTACAGAGCCTGTATTAGAAAAAATACGCCGTTATGTTCCCCCCATGGGAGGACTTGACCTGAGCCCTTTGGTTTTAATTTTGGCACTCCATTTTTTGCAGCGTTATATTGTTCCGACTTTGATCGGCATAGGACAACGGTTACAGTAA
- a CDS encoding AAA family ATPase: protein MDQPTLYVFLGLIASGKSTLAELFAASHDLPYYNTDRVRKELAGIAAHERRPDGMGQGIYTPEFSEKTYQAMLDSAARDFNKGAIGVVLDGSYSKATDRHKVSELAHSLGTRIHFILCACSEQETQRRLALRAQDPKAVSDGRWEIFVQQKEKFEQPDELSPHQLTRIDTEAKPQELLRHLVF, encoded by the coding sequence ATGGACCAGCCTACCCTCTATGTCTTCTTGGGCCTGATTGCCTCGGGAAAATCAACCCTGGCAGAACTCTTTGCCGCAAGCCATGACCTGCCGTATTATAATACGGACAGGGTGCGCAAAGAACTGGCCGGTATTGCGGCACATGAACGCCGACCTGACGGCATGGGCCAAGGAATATATACGCCGGAGTTCAGCGAAAAAACCTATCAGGCCATGCTGGACAGCGCAGCTCGGGATTTCAACAAGGGCGCAATAGGCGTGGTTCTGGACGGTTCCTACAGCAAAGCAACGGATCGTCATAAGGTGAGTGAGCTTGCTCACTCCCTTGGTACCCGGATACATTTTATCCTCTGCGCCTGTTCCGAACAGGAGACGCAACGTCGTCTTGCCCTACGGGCTCAAGATCCGAAGGCTGTTTCAGACGGGCGTTGGGAGATCTTTGTTCAACAAAAAGAAAAATTTGAGCAGCCTGACGAGCTTTCCCCGCATCAGCTCACTCGTATTGACACTGAGGCGAAACCGCAAGAACTGTTGCGGCATCTCGTCTTTTGA
- the hisB gene encoding imidazoleglycerol-phosphate dehydratase HisB — MTEPTTTISPRKSIIKRETLETKISLQLDIDGSGKADINTGVGFLDHMLTLFAVHGFFDLSVQAKGDTYVDDHHTVEDIGICLGQAFAQALGDKAGIHRYAHAYVPMDETLARISLDFSNRPFLHYDVAIRDQKVGTFDTALAGEFLRALAQHAGITLHVDLLHGDNAHHIIEAVFKALGRAMGMGASHRQGLVGTLSSKGSL; from the coding sequence ATGACAGAACCTACGACCACTATTTCCCCACGAAAAAGCATCATCAAGCGGGAAACCCTAGAAACAAAGATTTCTCTTCAGCTGGACATTGACGGCTCAGGAAAGGCCGACATCAATACCGGTGTCGGATTTTTGGACCATATGCTGACCCTGTTCGCTGTGCATGGTTTCTTTGACCTCTCTGTGCAAGCAAAAGGCGATACCTATGTCGATGACCATCATACCGTGGAAGATATCGGCATCTGCCTTGGTCAGGCCTTTGCACAAGCCTTGGGCGATAAGGCCGGTATTCATCGCTATGCCCATGCCTATGTTCCTATGGATGAAACCTTGGCCAGGATCAGTCTTGATTTTTCTAACCGCCCCTTTCTCCATTACGACGTGGCCATCAGAGATCAAAAAGTGGGCACCTTTGACACCGCGCTTGCCGGTGAGTTCCTGCGGGCCCTGGCCCAACATGCCGGAATAACGCTGCATGTGGATCTCCTGCACGGCGACAATGCTCATCATATTATTGAGGCCGTGTTTAAGGCCCTAGGACGGGCTATGGGGATGGGGGCTTCACATCGTCAGGGCCTTGTCGGCACGCTTTCGTCCAAGGGGTCTTTGTAG
- a CDS encoding ARMT1-like domain-containing protein produces the protein MRTTLDCLVCFMRQARSTGLLATNNPALQRQLLDGAGRYMEKVDTELSPPENAVGLYALFADILENDDPFAHVKQEGNDFALFLQEKVEQQIQAADDPLLAAVRVAIAGNIIDYGALHSFDAAATMQECFDREFVLNDYPALLEALQGKPKVLYLCDNCGEIVFDGLLIREMNRLGCQVRAAVRGAPIINDATVEDAQACGLDRICSVISNGTCCPGTPLESCSEEFKEHFQTADLIISKGMGNFETLSEVSAPIFFLFTVKCSQVALHLSERQGFAPGFLQGVGEMVLLRQKEEA, from the coding sequence ATGCGAACCACACTTGACTGCCTTGTCTGTTTCATGCGCCAAGCCAGATCCACTGGCTTATTGGCCACTAATAATCCAGCCCTGCAACGACAGCTTCTTGATGGCGCAGGCCGGTATATGGAAAAGGTAGATACCGAGCTTTCTCCGCCTGAAAATGCTGTGGGCCTCTACGCTCTCTTTGCGGATATTTTGGAGAACGATGATCCTTTTGCCCATGTTAAGCAGGAGGGGAATGACTTTGCCCTTTTCTTGCAGGAAAAGGTCGAGCAACAAATTCAGGCAGCTGACGATCCGCTCTTGGCCGCAGTACGAGTAGCAATCGCTGGCAACATCATTGACTATGGGGCCTTGCATAGTTTTGATGCCGCAGCCACCATGCAGGAATGCTTTGATCGAGAATTTGTTCTGAACGATTATCCTGCCTTGCTTGAGGCCCTGCAAGGTAAGCCCAAGGTACTCTATCTTTGCGATAACTGCGGTGAGATTGTTTTTGATGGTCTGCTGATCAGGGAGATGAACAGGTTGGGTTGTCAGGTGAGAGCTGCGGTGCGGGGGGCACCTATCATCAACGACGCCACAGTCGAAGATGCCCAAGCATGTGGTTTAGATAGGATCTGTTCGGTAATCAGCAATGGAACCTGTTGTCCGGGAACTCCGCTGGAGTCCTGTAGTGAGGAATTTAAGGAGCATTTCCAGACAGCGGACCTGATTATCAGCAAAGGGATGGGCAATTTCGAGACCCTGTCTGAAGTGTCAGCCCCGATCTTTTTTCTCTTTACCGTGAAATGCAGCCAAGTAGCCCTTCATCTCAGTGAACGGCAGGGCTTTGCACCCGGTTTCTTACAAGGGGTTGGTGAGATGGTTTTGTTGCGGCAGAAAGAGGAAGCATGA